One window of Manihot esculenta cultivar AM560-2 chromosome 17, M.esculenta_v8, whole genome shotgun sequence genomic DNA carries:
- the LOC110605044 gene encoding GDSL esterase/lipase At1g29670: protein MAGRRAFLHLLGIFVFAVGSLKQYFVNGESKVPCYFIFGDSLVDSGNNNNLATNAKVNYPPYGIDFPEGPTGRFCNGRTTADVIGELLGFDNFIPSFLSAKGSEILKGVNYASGSAGIRSETGKQLGVNIDLKNQLQNHQVTISHILDLLGTQDSATEYLSKCFYSFVIGSNDYINNYFLPQFYNTSRQYTPEQYAEVLMEDYSQHIMTLYNSGARKVALTGIGPIGCTPGAIATYDTNGSLCVDSMNQAANLFNNRLKLLVDQLNRNLLGAQFIYMNTYGIVSEYAASPAFEIKIKGCCKVNEFGLCIPSEVPCDHRNLHLFWDDFHPSEIANKLSAGISYLSLKKIL, encoded by the exons ATGGCCGGACGTAGGGCTTTTCTACATTTGTTGGGTATTTTTGTGTTTGCAGTAGGAAGCTTGAAACAGTATTTTGTTAATGGCGAAAGCAAAGTGCCTTGTTATTTCATTTTTGGAGACTCCTTGGTGGATAGCGGCAATAATAACAACCTTGCAACTAATGCGAAAGTCAACTATCCGCCGTACGGGATTGACTTCCCGGAGGGTCCGACCGGAAGGTTTTGTAATGGCCGAACTACTGCTGATGTAATAG GTGAACTCTTGGGCTTTGACAACTTCATTCCATCGTTTTTAAGTGCTAAGGGCTCAGAAATACTTAAAGGTGTAAACTATGCATCTGGTTCTGCAGGAATTCGATCTGAAACTGGCAAGCAATTG GGTGTAAACATCGACTTGAAGAACCAGCTGCAGAATCACCAAGTCACCATATCCCACATACTTGATCTGCTAGGAACCCAAGATTCAGCTACAGAATACCTAAGCAAGTGCTTCTATTCCTTTGTAATTGGAAGCAATGATTACATTAACAACTATTTCTTGCCACAATTTTACAATACCAGCCGCCAGTATACTCCGGAGCAATATGCTGAAGTTCTTATGGAAGATTACTCTCAACATATTATG acATTGTACAATTCTGGAGCAAGAAAGGTGGCCTTGACTGGAATTGGACCTATAGGCTGCACACCAGGAGCTATTGCTACTTATGATACAAATGGTTCTTTATGTGTGGATTCAATGAACCAAGCAGCCAATCTCTTCAATAATAGGCTTAAACTACTCGTAGATCAGCTCAACAGGAATCTACTTGGGGCACAGTTTATCTACATGAACACTTATGGAATTGTCTCAGAATATGCTGCTTCTCCTG CTTTTGAGATTAAAATCAAGGGTTGCTGTAAGGTAAATGAATTTGGCCTGTGCATCCCTTCCGAAGTTCCATGTGATCACAGGAATTTGCACTTGTTCTGGGATGATTTTCACCCTAGTGAAATCGCAAACAAGCTCAGTGCAGGAATCTCATATCTATCTCTGAAGAAGATCCTTTGA
- the LOC110604899 gene encoding GDSL esterase/lipase At1g29670 yields the protein MVGERWVVIFVLAVACKLRWADGQPKPQVPCFFIFGDSLVDAGNNNKLPTDAKVNYPPYGVDYPKGATGRFCNGKTSADVLAEKLGFGHHIPPYASASDQALLQGVNYASGSAGIRDETGQHMGENIPFNKQLENHKATISRMVGASGDNQTTNNLLKKCLYYVGLGSNDYLNNYFLPQRYPTSKTFTLDAYAKALVTQFSEQITTLYNNGARKFILSGVGNIGCIPQAMRLYGTNSTVCVISMNQAIALFNTGLVALVNQFNQKFADGKFIYINCTGMVIQDPFALGLKYFTSGCCEVNELGQCAADIAPCAKRSEYLFWDSFHPTEAMNVITATRTYTAEMPTDTFPMDARSLAQLDLAAPKAT from the exons ATGGTCGGAGAGAGATGGGTTGTGATCTTCGTCTTGGCGGTTGCATGCAAGTTACGTTGGGCTGATGGACAACCTAAGCCGCAGGTGCCTTGTTTTTTCATTTTCGGTGATTCCTTAGTTGACGCCGGTAACAACAACAAACTTCCAACTGATGCTAAAGTCAATTACCCACCTTATGGGGTTGATTACCCCAAAGGCGCCACCGGAAGGTTCTGTAATGGCAAAACCTCCGCCGATGTCCTAG CTGAAAAACTGGGGTTTGGTCATCACATTCCACCCTATGCATCTGCTAGTGATCAAGCGCTGCTCCAAGGAGTGAATTATGCATCAGGATCAGCAGGGATTCGTGACGAGACTGGTCAACATATG GGTGAGAATATCCCATTTAACAAGCAATTAGAAAATCACAAAGCGACAATCTCCCGCATGGTTGGCGCCTCAGGCGATAATCAAACAACGAACAATCTGCTAAAGAAGTGTTTATATTACGTTGGATTGGGCAGTAATGATTATCTTAACAATTACTTCTTGCCTCAACGCTACCCAACAAGCAAAACTTTTACTCTCGACGCATATGCCAAAGCTCTTGTAACCCAGTTTTCTGAGCAAATAACG ACTTTGTACAATAATGGAGCAAGAAAATTTATCTTGTCTGGAGTGGGAAACATAGGCTGCATCCCACAAGCAATGCGTTTGTACGGCACAAATTCCACAGTTTGTGTAATTAGTATGAACCAAGCAATTGCTCTCTTCAACACTGGGCTTGTGGCTCTGGTGAATCAATTCAATCAAAAGTTCGCTGATGGGAAATTCATTTATATCAACTGCACAGGGATGGTGATTCAGGACCCTTTTGCACTTG gTTTGAAGTATTTCACATCAGGGTGCTGTGAAGTAAACGAGCTCGGACAATGTGCCGCAGACATAGCACCTTGTGCCAAAAGGTCAGAATATTTGTTCTGGGACTCGTTCCATCCAACTGAAGCCATGAACGTAATTACTGCAACAAGAACTTACACTGCTGAGATGCCTACCGATACTTTTCCTATGGATGCTCGCAGTTTAGCTCAGCTTGATCTTGCAGCTCCGAAAGCCACTTAA